In the genome of Desulfobotulus mexicanus, the window CATGCCTTTGAAAATATCCGTTCCGGACAGACAGGGTGAGAACCTTCTTTCGGCCCGGCAGAATAGAGAACCTGAAAGGAAAGAACCATGCTGACACCTGCTTTTTACGGATTTTCCGTATGCCTTGGACTGATTATTGCCATTGGTGCACAAAATGCCTTTGTGCTAAGTAATGGCATCAGAAACAATCGGCCCCTTCTCATTGCCCTGACCTGCATTGTCTGCGACAGCCTTCTCATCGGCATCGGTGTCGCAGGGCTGGGGAGTCTCCTTGTCTCTAAGCCAGACTTTGTCCGCTGGGCCACATGGGGTGGGGCTGCCTTTCTCATGCTCTATGGATTCAGGGCCTTCTGCTCTTCCATCAAAGGAGGCGGCACGCTGGAAACCGGGAACAGCGGGAGTATTACTGCATCTTCTTTGATCCTCGCCACCCTTGGCGTGACTTTCCTCAACCCCCATACCTATCTGGATACCATTGTACTGATGGGTGGGCTGTCTGCTCCTTACATGGGGACGGAAAGGCTGGGATTCTGGCTGGGGGCGGTAACGGCCTCCACGGTCTGGTTCATCTCTCTGGCCTTTGGAGCCCGGCGGCTTGCCCCTTTTTTCAAAAAAGCCGCTGCATGGCGTATGCTGGATGCGGGGGTATGTGTCATCATGTGGGGAATTGCTGCTGCTCTGGTACAGCAGGCGCGGTCCCTTTAAAAAAAACGGATCTTTCAGTCGCAGGTCTGACAATGCCCGTTGAAGCCGCTGAAAGATCCGTTTTTGAAACCTTTTTATTTTTTCAAGCTGCCTTTTTGAATGCCTTCTCGTCAATGAGATCCAGAAGTCGTTTGCTCCTTCGTATGAGTTTTCTCCTTGAAAACCAGGGAAACCATGAAGATATGGGCAGTGTTTCATGGTTGTCAAAGGGACCTTTAAGATCAATGGCCACGGGCCGGACAGTCTGCTGTTCATCTTTCCGGAGAAGAATATTCCCGGGATTCAAATCAAAAAGACGGATATTCCTCCAGACGATGAAGGCAAGGAACAATTCCACCTTCAGTCTCACTTCACTAAGATCCCATGCTTCCGGCTCCTCAAATACGCTGGAAAGGGGGGAAGAAAGAGAACCATCCGCATCCCGGATACAGGCCATGACAAGCCCCTGGCCAAGGGAGGTTTCCACCATGCCACAACAGGCAGAAATCATGGGAAGCTCCCCATGCCGGTCACGGATGTCCTGCCAGTGATTCCACTCGGCCCTTTTTGGATCAAGATGCTCCGGACAATCGGCCCGCTGAATTTTGATAATACGATCCGGCCGGTCCGGGTGAATGTAGCAGTCCCGCATTCTGCCGGAACCAATGTGCAGTTCCGGATCAATAAGAGTCATACCGGCCTCCTTCGCCTTGCATCTCCGACCGAAACTAAAAATCCCGGCCCTTGTGTTGCGTTTACCAGATTCAGGACCTTCCATAAGGCCCCGTCAATCTATGCATTCCTAAGATGCCCGACCTTTCTTTGTCCAGATATTTTGGCGCTCGCTACCTGTCAGAATCTATTTTATGAATACATGCTCACATCTTAAATGTAAGAATTTACAAGTTATTGTTCCATGTAAAAAAAAAGAAAAAATCCAGCTTTAAATAAACCATATATTCTAGGAGTTACGCAGTTGATGTTTTTACCGGTTCCATTTAAGGTTTAAAGATTATGAATCCACCAAAATTTTCTGAATATGATTACATGGCTTTTTTGACAGCAAGTCCCAAAATTTTTACCTGCACAGAGGTTGAGAGAGTTTTACAGGAGCAAAAAAATGCTCCTGCGCATGATTCCATCAATCGACTTCTTCACAGGCTTACGCCTTCAGCATCGGCTCTTCGTACCTGAAATCCCGCTCTTTTTTATACCTACGCAGGTTCTTTAACTCCAAAGGCTTTAAAGATAGTCATTTGAAGTCTGGTTAATGGAAAAAGGATTTTGGTTCCCTTGATTTCCTGTCTGCGCAACTTGGATAAAGTCAGAAGCAATTCCTTCATTGTCATTTTGCAATACAGTTTTTCCTGAAGCATCGTGTAGTGGATCTTTGACAACAATATGAGTGCCAGGAAACCTACGAAGGTTTTATTCCTGGCATTGTGATTGCTGTGAACCCTTAGTCTGCCAAGATCAAGGTTGTTTTTCATTCGGTCAAAGCCTTTTTCAACGACATCCTTATCCCGGTAAATCCTGAGGGCTTCTGTCGCTTCTGAGACATCGTTACTGATGAGCACCATCCAGCCAGCATAGCCGAGGGCTTTTTCGACAGCATCCTCTCTTATGGAGACTGTGTAACCACTGCTCTGTTTTGTGGAACGGCGGATAATCAGATATTTTCTGTATTGAGCATCCCCGGAAGCCATTACCGGATTCTCCTTTGCAAAATCCCTGAGTCTTGCAGTATAAGAATAAAGATCTTCCCGGATTTTGGCTCCTTTCAGGGCATTATAATAAACATGGACATAAATCCGATGCTCCGGATTCCATGCCTGCTCTTTGGTCACTGCCCTTATGGAATCTGAACCTATGACAATTGTGTTTGTGACCCGGTCAATGTCTTTGCGTTCGCTATCCACACTTTTTTTAGCAATTCCGGTAGTAAAAGGGACTGCTATCAGCCAACGCAAATCGGCTTGTTCCAGCATACTGTTTACATTCTGTATACTGTAAAAGCCTTTGTCCATTACTAAGCGCAGGGGGCGGTTCTGGGTAAAAATCGCCAACTTGGAAAGAGTTGTCTTCAGAGTACTCACATCCTTCAGGCTGCCGCTATAGAATTCCTGGTAAATGGGAAGGTGTGAATTTTCACCCATCAGCAGGCAGAGGTTCACCTGAGGTAATGACTCATGATCGCGATTATAGCCCCACTCCACATCATCAATAAGGTTTGAGTATGATGAGATGGAAGTAATATCCAGGGCCAGATACTCTTTTTCTGACCGCAATTTGCACCATAACTGATAAAATTGATTCTGCTGATCCGCTGAGATCACTCCCATAAGTTCACTTATCCGCTGAGAAGACATGCTGCCCACAGGCAGGCATTCTGTATTTCCGATGAGGCAGCGTTTATTTCTGGATTTTCCCTCACTATTTCGATAGGATTTTGACTCATAAAGATAAGTATGGTTTCCAACTTTTTGCTTCACGATGCAAGTCATGCTTCCCCCCTTGTGGTAATATGTTATTATACCTGCAAAGGGTCAAAAAACCAGCTTTTTTAAACTTTTAAAAAATTAATTTTCAACAAAAATCAAGGGTAATCCTTGGTGTTTCAGGTTCTTACGCAAAATATCAGCACGGCATTAAGCGTTGTAGGTATACAAATCAACAGGGAATCGAGGTTGTTACTTTGAGATTCCACTCTAGGCCGTTTGTTAATGCGGAACGAGAAAGATTGGATGAACCAATATAGCCTGTATCAAAACCGCTTTTTCTATGAAAAAGGTAGGCTTTGGCATGAAGGCGTTCACGATCCGTGTTGTAACTGAGACGAACTTCTGTATTAGGTAGGCTGGCAAGAAAGTCTACGGCTTTTTGATCCGTTGCCCCCATATATGAGGTTGTAATGATTCTTATTTTTGTTCCGTTTGAAACAGCTTCTTTAAGAGTATCGGAAAAAATTCTAATGCCAGTCCACTTGATAAATGAAACCAGCCAGCAGATTTCATCAGAAGATAGAATTTCACGCTTTAACTCAGATTCAAGAGAAATTCCTATATTGCTTCCCGTAAAAAGTTCACTTTGAGTAAGTCCCGTTTTTGGAGTAATTTTTAATACATGGGATTTTAAATTTGCTGCAATTGGATTAGACGTATCAAAAAGAGCTGTGAGTATTTCTCCTTGTGATGTCAGAATATTTTCTGAAATTTCAGTATTATTCAAATACTCAGAAAGCCATTTGACCAGTGCATTAGAAAGATCAATTTGTGTTAATACTTTATCTTCATTGCTGGGCAAATAATCAAAAGCAATCACCAGTACACGGGATAAAAAACGAGATAAGTATTCTGCCGCCTCAGCAGGGTCAAGTTTCTGTTTTTCGATGAAATAGGAGCCTTCAAGCTCTGCTAATCGTTTTTGAATTAGGCGCGTGACAAGAGATTCATAAATTCCAGATACTGTCATTCCTATAGGCCCCGTTTTTCTAGTCTGATTTGTGCATAAATGTTTGTTTTCAATTAAAATGGAATACCATCCTCATCTTCCTCCACACACCGAACCGGAGTATATGAATCGGAAAGGAGCTCTTCCTCTTTGATAAGCTCCCAGAATCCATTCCTATGCAACCACAGGGGATCGGCATTGTTCGCTATGAATTCATCCGCAGGGATTCCGTCTATGGTTTCAGGTCTTTTGATTCTGACCTGCTTTCCATTGATGAAAATCCACTGGTATTTTTTCTGGCGCTCTTTTTTGGCTGCATTCTGTGCCTGTTTCTGTACCTTTGTCAGTTTTTTCTTTATTTTTTTCACAGCAGAATGGACCATTATTTGATTGATAAGAGAGCTTTTTAAAATAAATCATGGGGCCATTTTTGAAATTCCATCCCCCCTTCAAGCGGGTTCCTCAGCCTGTTTTCTTCCGGCTTATGATTCTTGCGTCTGGATTATCTCATAGGATGCTCAGGTATTTTTTTCAAGGCTTTGCCCATTAAAGTCTTATTTCCTTGAGGTCATGGCATTTTTGAGGGGCTGGCCTTTGGATTTAACGTCCATTGAATGGAAAGCTGTTTTGTTCAGGGTTAAAATGAATACATATTCAAAATAATGGAAGCTCTGGTGATTTCTCCCGCAAGCTTTCCCTTTAGAATCACGGGCAAAAGACCGGTTTCCGAGCGGGACATGAGAAGCAGGGCATGGCGCAGGCTGTCTTCTGGAGAGACAGAAGGCACCTCCCTGTTCAGCATGGCGGTAACGGGCTGTTCCCATTGCCGGTCCTGGCGGATGGAGGCAATGGTTTTTTCGGAGATGGTGCCGAGAAATCTGTCTTCATCATCCACCACAGGCAGTGCTGTTTTTCCGGTTTTCTGAAGACTGTCCGCCGCCTGCCGGACGGTATTTCCGGCTAAGAGTTTTTCCGG includes:
- a CDS encoding IS1634 family transposase encodes the protein MTCIVKQKVGNHTYLYESKSYRNSEGKSRNKRCLIGNTECLPVGSMSSQRISELMGVISADQQNQFYQLWCKLRSEKEYLALDITSISSYSNLIDDVEWGYNRDHESLPQVNLCLLMGENSHLPIYQEFYSGSLKDVSTLKTTLSKLAIFTQNRPLRLVMDKGFYSIQNVNSMLEQADLRWLIAVPFTTGIAKKSVDSERKDIDRVTNTIVIGSDSIRAVTKEQAWNPEHRIYVHVYYNALKGAKIREDLYSYTARLRDFAKENPVMASGDAQYRKYLIIRRSTKQSSGYTVSIREDAVEKALGYAGWMVLISNDVSEATEALRIYRDKDVVEKGFDRMKNNLDLGRLRVHSNHNARNKTFVGFLALILLSKIHYTMLQEKLYCKMTMKELLLTLSKLRRQEIKGTKILFPLTRLQMTIFKAFGVKEPA
- a CDS encoding LysE/ArgO family amino acid transporter, which translates into the protein MLTPAFYGFSVCLGLIIAIGAQNAFVLSNGIRNNRPLLIALTCIVCDSLLIGIGVAGLGSLLVSKPDFVRWATWGGAAFLMLYGFRAFCSSIKGGGTLETGNSGSITASSLILATLGVTFLNPHTYLDTIVLMGGLSAPYMGTERLGFWLGAVTASTVWFISLAFGARRLAPFFKKAAAWRMLDAGVCVIMWGIAAALVQQARSL
- a CDS encoding phospholipase D-like domain-containing protein; the protein is MTVSGIYESLVTRLIQKRLAELEGSYFIEKQKLDPAEAAEYLSRFLSRVLVIAFDYLPSNEDKVLTQIDLSNALVKWLSEYLNNTEISENILTSQGEILTALFDTSNPIAANLKSHVLKITPKTGLTQSELFTGSNIGISLESELKREILSSDEICWLVSFIKWTGIRIFSDTLKEAVSNGTKIRIITTSYMGATDQKAVDFLASLPNTEVRLSYNTDRERLHAKAYLFHRKSGFDTGYIGSSNLSRSALTNGLEWNLKVTTSIPC
- a CDS encoding YrbL family protein; amino-acid sequence: MTLIDPELHIGSGRMRDCYIHPDRPDRIIKIQRADCPEHLDPKRAEWNHWQDIRDRHGELPMISACCGMVETSLGQGLVMACIRDADGSLSSPLSSVFEEPEAWDLSEVRLKVELFLAFIVWRNIRLFDLNPGNILLRKDEQQTVRPVAIDLKGPFDNHETLPISSWFPWFSRRKLIRRSKRLLDLIDEKAFKKAA